The genomic window gtctactacccctccaggagaccctgcgaggcctactgaagtccaagtggcccgggtccccacgggctccacccggggggaccgcgggcttccagtggtgaagctcatcctagcctctgtctcctccggtgctccgccccctgggggcaggtgcttcctggtccctaccagggagccgttctccactgctccaggacaagggtccacccccgagcgcaacactatCCTACcgtttcataagaccctccagccCTTAGGGAAGGAGTTTATTTTTTAGAGATGAGCGTTCCCCAATAGAGTTATTTAGAGAAATGAACCAGTTTGGATGTATAAAAATAACAGTTTCTTTATTCAGATAACAGTTATAATCCTTTAAAGCATGTAATTAACTTATGAAGCATTTTGCTTCTCTAATCTTATCGTAGTCAAACAGTACAGAGCTATTAGTATAATAATGATAACTATGGTTACTGAAATTATAGCATTCAGATAAATATCTActaaagacatttttcttgtaaaataaaaTCCTTTCTAGTACCTACTTTTCTAATACTAGATAGGGTTTAATTATACTAGCTAGGATTCTCTTATGCAGAAAAATTAAAAGCTTACCAATATCATGAAGCAATTAGCCCGCTAATATCTCTCTTGTAGTCAGTCAAGGTTTTTTCTTGCTCCGCTCCCTGTACTGTTCTTAAcaggggtttaaatagaaagaataGCCCAGACAGTGGGGCTCAGATTTTGAAGCCCCCTAAGGACAAAGATAAAAAAGTTGGAAGGCATTCTAATTCAAGAAATTTATCTTTTTTGCTTCCCTTCCTAGAACACAGGTATCTGAAGTTGGAAGGCATCCTAGTAGAGGCCCTCATCTAAGTAAAAGTATAAAATGCATTTCATATGCTTCAATATAAACTTGATTTAACTGACTACGCTGTATATGCGTTATTACAAAGAAACACATTTTCTGTCAAGTTAGGCATGAGAACAAACCCTAGGCAATATTTTTTCACTTATTGCTCTCTTCAGGGCAACTTTAATATCCTTGTTTCTCAAACTATAGATGAATGAGTTCAGCAAAGGTGTTACCGCTGTATACATCACACTGGCCACACGGTCATATTCCAGTGAGTAACTGGTTGAGGGGcggaaatacataaaaaatatgcTTCCAAAATACAAAGTGACATTTGCGATGTGAGAAGAACAGGTAGAGAAGGCTTTGGATCTACTAGACACAGAAGAAGCTTTTAATATGGTAGAGAGAATGCGAATATAAGAAACTATGATAAACAGAAAAGACACCATGTCTATCAATGATCCTTCTGTGAAGATCATCAGCTCATTGAGGGATGTGTCTGTGCAGGAAAGCTTGAGTAGTGGGGGAATATCACAGAAGAAGTGAATGATCTTGTTGGAGCTGCAGAAGGACAAACGACACATCAAGATGGTGTGTAACAAGGAATTTAGAGCCCCGATAAGCCAGCACACTCCCAGGAGAGAAAGACATATTTCTTTATTCATGATCATGGGGTAGTGCAAAGGGTTACAGATGGCCACATACCGATCATAGGCCATGACAGCAAGTAGCACCACTTCAATACTAGCAAATGTAATGAAGAAATATAATTGTGTCATGCAAGCAGTGTATGAAATGGCTTTGTTTTCTGAAAAGATATTGATTAGCATCTGTGGTACAGTGACTGAGCTGAAACACATGTCCACAAAGGACAAGTTACTGATAaagaaatacatgggggtgtGAAGATGATGATCAGTGGCAACTAAAGTAATCATTATTGTGTTCCCTAGTAGATTGAGCAAATATATGGTGAAGAACAGCAGAAAGATAAAAATCTGTTGTTCTGGGATGTCCGAGAAGCCCAAAAGTAGAAATTCTGTCACAGTTGTCCAATTTTGTGGCTCCATCTGTCCAGCTGTTCTGTAAAAATTACATCGTCATTAGCAAGAGCAACACATTATTTTGATGTGTTCATCATCATCTTCTATTTCACCAGTTTAAg from Rhinatrema bivittatum chromosome 3, aRhiBiv1.1, whole genome shotgun sequence includes these protein-coding regions:
- the LOC115088692 gene encoding olfactory receptor 1G1-like — protein: MEPQNWTTVTEFLLLGFSDIPEQQIFIFLLFFTIYLLNLLGNTIMITLVATDHHLHTPMYFFISNLSFVDMCFSSVTVPQMLINIFSENKAISYTACMTQLYFFITFASIEVVLLAVMAYDRYVAICNPLHYPMIMNKEICLSLLGVCWLIGALNSLLHTILMCRLSFCSSNKIIHFFCDIPPLLKLSCTDTSLNELMIFTEGSLIDMVSFLFIIVSYIRILSTILKASSVSSRSKAFSTCSSHIANVTLYFGSIFFMYFRPSTSYSLEYDRVASVMYTAVTPLLNSFIYSLRNKDIKVALKRAISEKILPRVCSHA